The proteins below are encoded in one region of Candidatus Glassbacteria bacterium:
- the rsxC gene encoding electron transport complex subunit RsxC, whose protein sequence is MLKQATFPGGVHPPDSKEATRDKQIETLQLPSRVILPLQQHIGAPLECVVAKGDEVSLGDIVARATGFVSVPLHATLSGTVKDVGSYMHPAGLAMEAVVIESDGEDTWADGVLCERDWRGLDSDELKKLIREAGIVGLGGAAFPTHVKLSPPADKTIDTFLVNGAECEPFLNADYRQMMERAGELIEGIKILIKILGCERTLVAVEDNKPAALEKLDSLLAGEQDIAVAPLRTKYPQGGEKQLVEALTGRHVPSGGLPMDVGCLIQNVSTILSVFDAVTKGRPLLDKVVTVAGASGNPGNYLVRIGTPVEEVLTQVEGEIPENLGKVIMGGPLMGLALPGLDVPVLKGTNGLVLMEHPVPVPVHEPCIRCGRCVDTCPVRLVPCELALFAENERWDKCREYHVMDCIECGSCSYTCPAGRNLVQLIRFGKYTVMSEDKQKKDKK, encoded by the coding sequence ATGCTCAAGCAAGCCACTTTTCCGGGCGGAGTCCATCCCCCGGATTCCAAGGAAGCCACCAGAGACAAACAGATCGAAACGCTGCAACTGCCCTCGCGGGTGATCCTGCCGCTGCAGCAGCACATCGGCGCGCCGCTGGAGTGTGTTGTCGCCAAGGGCGACGAGGTCAGCCTCGGCGATATCGTGGCCAGGGCCACCGGCTTCGTCAGCGTGCCGCTGCACGCCACCCTCAGCGGCACGGTCAAGGACGTGGGCAGCTACATGCACCCGGCCGGCCTGGCGATGGAAGCGGTCGTAATCGAAAGCGACGGCGAGGACACGTGGGCCGATGGCGTGCTGTGCGAACGCGACTGGCGGGGCCTGGACTCCGATGAGCTGAAAAAGCTGATCCGGGAGGCGGGGATCGTCGGTCTCGGCGGCGCGGCGTTCCCGACCCATGTCAAGCTGTCCCCTCCTGCGGACAAGACTATCGACACGTTCCTGGTCAACGGTGCCGAGTGCGAGCCGTTCCTCAACGCGGACTACCGTCAGATGATGGAGCGGGCCGGGGAGCTGATCGAGGGTATAAAAATCCTGATCAAAATTCTGGGCTGCGAGCGCACGCTGGTGGCTGTCGAGGATAACAAGCCTGCGGCGCTCGAAAAGCTCGACTCCCTGCTCGCCGGCGAACAGGACATAGCGGTGGCCCCGCTGCGGACCAAGTACCCCCAGGGCGGCGAGAAACAGCTCGTGGAGGCGCTCACCGGCCGTCACGTGCCCAGCGGCGGACTGCCGATGGATGTGGGCTGCTTGATCCAGAATGTGAGCACGATCCTGTCGGTTTTCGATGCGGTCACCAAGGGCCGCCCGCTGCTGGACAAGGTAGTGACAGTCGCCGGCGCGTCCGGCAATCCCGGCAACTACCTCGTGCGGATCGGCACTCCGGTGGAGGAGGTCCTGACCCAGGTAGAGGGGGAAATCCCGGAGAATCTCGGCAAGGTGATCATGGGCGGCCCGCTGATGGGTCTGGCGCTGCCGGGGCTGGATGTCCCCGTGCTGAAAGGCACCAACGGCCTGGTCCTGATGGAGCACCCGGTGCCGGTGCCGGTGCACGAACCCTGTATCCGCTGCGGCCGCTGCGTGGACACCTGTCCGGTGCGGCTGGTGCCTTGCGAACTGGCTCTGTTCGCCGAGAACGAGCGCTGGGACAAGTGCCGCGAGTACCACGTCATGGACTGTATCGAATGCGGCTCCTGCAGCTACACCTGCCCGGCGGGCCGTAACCTGGTCCAGTTGATCAGGTTCGGCAAGTACACGGTTATGAGCGAAGACAAGCAGAAAAAGGACAAAAAGTAA
- the ybgF gene encoding tol-pal system protein YbgF produces the protein MQSKNIMFENYYYALSARAIRTLVTGALLVAALAAGGCGGAGAEQIQLLRSEVFSIKQDQRQLQHQLTALDSLIRQRVESLDRFSAGFEADVRQLSERLSVTEQRLNDTESRISRLSGRTMITPEQTPGAAQQETQKQQGPGPRELYDLAYKDFTSSNYQLAIEGFSDFIQRYPDMPLAPQAYLYMGNCYQALNKVEEAISSYKSIVDRYPDSQLTPDALFKIGDSLIKLGDVPRGETYFQHVIQKFPESNAAELARARLNQ, from the coding sequence ATGCAATCAAAGAATATCATGTTCGAGAACTATTATTACGCACTCAGTGCGCGTGCAATCCGTACGCTTGTGACCGGAGCGCTCTTAGTCGCGGCCCTGGCCGCGGGAGGGTGCGGCGGCGCGGGTGCGGAGCAGATCCAGCTGCTGCGCTCCGAGGTTTTCAGTATCAAGCAGGATCAGCGCCAGCTGCAGCATCAGCTTACCGCGCTCGACAGCCTGATCCGCCAGCGCGTGGAAAGTCTGGACCGTTTCAGCGCAGGTTTCGAGGCCGATGTCCGGCAGCTTTCCGAGCGGCTTTCGGTGACCGAACAGAGATTGAATGATACAGAAAGCCGAATCAGCCGTTTATCAGGCAGGACCATGATAACCCCCGAACAGACCCCGGGAGCCGCGCAGCAGGAGACTCAGAAGCAGCAGGGGCCCGGCCCGCGGGAGCTGTACGATCTTGCGTACAAGGATTTTACTTCGTCCAACTACCAGTTGGCGATCGAGGGTTTCTCGGACTTCATCCAGCGCTACCCCGACATGCCGCTGGCTCCGCAGGCGTACCTGTACATGGGCAATTGCTATCAGGCCCTGAATAAAGTTGAGGAAGCGATATCCAGCTATAAGTCGATTGTCGACAGGTATCCCGACTCGCAGCTTACCCCTGACGCGCTCTTCAAGATCGGCGACAGCCTGATCAAGCTCGGCGACGTCCCGCGGGGAGAAACGTACTTTCAGCACGTGATCCAGAAGTTTCCCGAATCTAACGCCGCCGAACTGGCCCGCGCCAGATTGAACCAGTAG
- the rpmB gene encoding 50S ribosomal protein L28, whose protein sequence is MAKVCGVCGKKPVSGNNVSHANNKTKRRFLPNLQKIRVHVDGTNQRMYVCTRCIKSGRVAKAKVA, encoded by the coding sequence ATGGCTAAAGTATGCGGTGTGTGCGGGAAAAAGCCGGTGTCCGGCAACAACGTGTCACACGCCAATAACAAGACCAAACGCCGTTTCCTGCCCAACCTGCAGAAAATCCGCGTCCATGTAGACGGGACCAACCAGCGGATGTACGTCTGCACGCGCTGCATCAAGAGCGGCAGGGTGGCCAAGGCCAAAGTGGCCTGA
- a CDS encoding biopolymer transporter ExbD, with translation MPRFAKEYDDDLMGEINVTSLVDVTLTLLIIFMISTPLFQGGIEVELPKTQTAQSFTFTGLVLTISKDKGIFLDDEPVSEEQLADKLAEYYTNLKSKSVYIRADEDIAYRKVIMALGMIRAAGFESIGMVAEPSVTGLVRERR, from the coding sequence ATGCCCAGATTCGCGAAAGAATACGACGACGACCTGATGGGCGAGATCAATGTCACCAGCCTGGTGGATGTCACTCTCACCCTGCTGATCATCTTCATGATCTCCACCCCCCTGTTCCAGGGCGGAATCGAGGTGGAGCTGCCCAAGACCCAGACCGCTCAGAGTTTTACGTTCACGGGCCTGGTGCTCACGATCAGCAAGGACAAGGGGATTTTTCTCGACGATGAGCCGGTCAGCGAGGAGCAGCTGGCCGACAAGCTGGCCGAGTACTACACCAATCTCAAGTCCAAGTCGGTCTATATCCGCGCCGACGAAGATATCGCCTACCGCAAGGTGATCATGGCGCTGGGCATGATCCGTGCGGCCGGTTTCGAGTCGATCGGGATGGTCGCCGAGCCCAGCGTGACCGGACTGGTGCGGGAACGCCGCTAG
- the rplM gene encoding 50S ribosomal protein L13, producing MQTFSVKPTDIEKKWYVVDASGKVLGRLATEISRVLRGKHKPYFAPHLDTGDFVIVVNAEKIRLTGRKMEQKHYFRHSGYPGGAKTVRLDKMLQAHPERVIMKAVKGMLPHNRLGRSQLKKLKVYAGSDHPHQSQQPQAMEI from the coding sequence ATGCAGACATTCTCGGTTAAACCGACAGATATCGAAAAAAAGTGGTATGTGGTCGACGCCAGCGGCAAGGTGCTCGGCAGGCTGGCCACCGAAATCTCCCGGGTGCTCAGGGGCAAGCACAAACCGTACTTCGCTCCCCACCTGGATACCGGCGATTTCGTGATTGTGGTCAACGCCGAAAAAATTCGCCTTACCGGCAGAAAAATGGAGCAGAAGCACTACTTCCGGCACAGCGGCTACCCCGGCGGAGCAAAGACAGTCCGGCTGGACAAGATGCTGCAGGCGCACCCCGAGCGCGTGATTATGAAAGCGGTCAAAGGAATGCTCCCGCATAACCGTCTCGGCCGCAGCCAGCTCAAAAAGTTGAAAGTATATGCGGGTTCAGACCATCCCCATCAGTCGCAGCAGCCGCAGGCGATGGAGATCTGA
- a CDS encoding DNRLRE domain-containing protein, with the protein MSGSKIVPFVLAVFIALLVGSCSEETVSGGGTLLVPDGSLGTLPQQLVLNQPLEAAALASEPLNRGAQGRIYVGNRDKFRIHCLLSFLVPLPSNAQVVSATLRLFIVSYENYNPGVPLDINVYQLDRDFEELEVTWNQSADGQPWATPGGDYSPGALLGSSRFAGTELVSALVDTMVIRLDSLALDEFVQSGQTVLPLALVPADQDAWFSMIGRELNPDSPVASQIDIVYRISGSTTNAALERRAKGDATITSFTGSLNPDMLTVGEEPSSQVFLKYDLSQLPADATINKAHLHISVYEAAYVDTFQVIVFATDGKEFVEQELTAVSASQGVGFDTDSLALDVTLGVQRVLVLDSTGTDYYLVLGSNTGVNVGGFMQFYPPDWPEERYRPVLELIYTDAPADAKP; encoded by the coding sequence TTGAGCGGATCTAAAATCGTACCGTTTGTGCTTGCCGTTTTTATCGCACTGCTGGTCGGTTCTTGCAGCGAGGAGACCGTCAGCGGCGGCGGTACTCTGCTGGTTCCCGACGGGTCGCTGGGGACACTGCCGCAGCAGCTGGTTCTCAATCAGCCGCTCGAGGCGGCCGCGCTGGCGTCCGAACCGCTGAACCGCGGAGCGCAGGGGCGCATCTATGTGGGGAACCGCGACAAATTCCGCATCCACTGCCTGCTCAGTTTCCTGGTGCCATTGCCCTCGAACGCGCAGGTGGTCTCCGCCACCCTCCGTCTGTTTATCGTCAGCTATGAGAACTACAACCCGGGCGTTCCGCTCGATATTAACGTCTACCAGCTCGACCGGGATTTCGAGGAGCTCGAGGTCACCTGGAACCAGTCGGCCGACGGCCAGCCGTGGGCCACTCCGGGCGGCGATTACTCTCCCGGCGCACTGCTGGGCAGTTCCCGGTTCGCTGGTACCGAACTGGTTTCGGCCTTGGTGGATACGATGGTGATCAGGCTGGATTCGCTGGCCCTGGACGAGTTCGTTCAGTCCGGGCAGACCGTTCTCCCACTGGCACTGGTGCCCGCCGATCAGGACGCATGGTTCAGCATGATCGGTCGCGAGCTAAACCCCGATTCACCTGTGGCCAGCCAGATCGACATTGTCTACCGGATCAGCGGCAGCACGACCAACGCAGCCTTAGAGCGGCGGGCCAAGGGGGATGCCACGATCACCAGCTTCACCGGTTCTCTGAATCCGGACATGCTGACAGTCGGCGAGGAGCCGTCCAGCCAGGTATTCCTCAAGTACGACCTGTCCCAGCTGCCCGCCGACGCCACGATCAACAAGGCGCACCTGCATATTTCGGTGTACGAGGCGGCCTATGTCGACACGTTCCAGGTGATCGTATTCGCCACCGATGGAAAGGAATTCGTGGAGCAGGAGCTGACCGCCGTTTCCGCCAGCCAGGGTGTCGGTTTCGACACGGACAGCCTGGCCCTGGATGTGACTCTCGGAGTCCAGCGGGTGCTGGTGCTGGACAGTACCGGCACGGATTACTATCTGGTGCTGGGCAGCAATACCGGTGTCAACGTGGGCGGATTCATGCAGTTCTATCCGCCGGACTGGCCCGAGGAGAGATACCGTCCGGTGCTGGAGCTGATTTACACCGACGCGCCGGCGGACGCGAAACCATAA
- a CDS encoding FMN-binding protein: protein MWDILKLAGSLTLITVVAAGALSRVYLMTRDRIAEVERLRELNAMKTALPAATVFEPDTTSDGFIYYRGYPGDSTGGEPVGYVALALGKGYSSTIRTMVGVDGELTITGIKVASQLETPGLGTRIEEVRRGEDEPWFQDQFRGKKETALQLVRGGGPDGIEAITGATISSRAVSQSVRETVRKLDQVIN, encoded by the coding sequence GTGTGGGATATTCTTAAACTGGCCGGTTCGCTGACGCTGATCACTGTTGTGGCCGCTGGCGCTTTGAGCAGGGTCTACCTGATGACTCGCGACAGGATTGCAGAGGTGGAGCGCCTGCGCGAGCTGAACGCCATGAAGACGGCCCTGCCGGCCGCGACCGTCTTCGAGCCGGATACTACCTCCGACGGGTTTATCTACTACCGCGGCTACCCCGGAGATTCGACCGGCGGCGAGCCGGTGGGCTATGTAGCCCTGGCGCTGGGCAAGGGGTATTCCAGCACGATCCGCACGATGGTGGGCGTGGACGGGGAGCTTACGATCACCGGAATCAAGGTGGCCAGCCAGCTGGAGACTCCCGGTCTGGGCACCCGGATCGAGGAAGTGCGCCGGGGAGAGGACGAGCCCTGGTTCCAGGACCAGTTCCGCGGCAAAAAGGAAACGGCCCTTCAACTGGTGCGCGGCGGCGGTCCCGACGGAATCGAGGCGATCACCGGGGCCACGATCAGTTCGCGGGCGGTCAGCCAGAGCGTGCGCGAAACTGTCCGTAAACTGGATCAGGTAATCAACTAG
- a CDS encoding TonB C-terminal domain-containing protein — MRKAFTISIVTHVGLLLFLYYYGWERAITFAVPQVYRVQLVSMPQVQAAPVEETVPEVDVETIPPPPEQKKKLKPKQKEAQPKAQQTERRVIQQKRPDQNLSGMRSDEQFEFLWYLRLVKDKIERNWRNPYSGEALGTIYFCIQRNGQVTDARVEKSSGEPAFDRAALRAVINSSSFPQLPPDYKESRLTLHIEFES; from the coding sequence ATGCGTAAAGCGTTTACCATCTCGATAGTCACCCACGTGGGTCTGCTGCTGTTCCTCTATTATTACGGCTGGGAACGGGCGATTACTTTCGCCGTGCCGCAGGTCTACCGGGTGCAGTTGGTCAGCATGCCCCAGGTGCAGGCCGCGCCGGTGGAGGAAACTGTCCCGGAAGTGGACGTGGAGACAATCCCGCCGCCGCCGGAGCAGAAAAAGAAGCTCAAGCCCAAGCAGAAAGAGGCCCAGCCCAAAGCTCAGCAGACCGAACGGAGAGTTATCCAGCAGAAGCGGCCCGACCAGAACCTGAGCGGGATGCGCAGCGACGAGCAGTTCGAGTTCTTGTGGTACTTGCGGCTGGTGAAGGACAAGATAGAGCGGAATTGGCGTAATCCTTACTCTGGTGAAGCGTTAGGCACAATTTACTTTTGTATCCAGCGCAACGGACAAGTGACTGATGCGCGTGTAGAGAAATCCAGCGGTGAGCCGGCATTTGACCGTGCAGCACTCCGTGCTGTGATTAATTCAAGTAGTTTTCCACAATTGCCTCCCGACTACAAGGAATCAAGGCTGACACTTCACATTGAATTCGAGAGCTAA
- the rsxA gene encoding electron transport complex subunit RsxA has translation MFDSLFTIVIATVFINNFVLSRFLGLCPFMGVSRNISSAFGMGMAVIFVMTIASLVTWPLYHLVLSAHGITYLRTIVFILVIASLVQFVEMAMEKTAPALYQALGIFLPLITTNCAILGVAVLNIDDELSLVEALVQGFSAGIGFTLALVLMAGVRERLELARVPKVLEGVPIALICAGLMSIAFLGFAGFSVE, from the coding sequence ATGTTTGACAGCCTGTTCACAATCGTTATCGCCACGGTTTTCATCAACAATTTCGTCCTCTCCCGGTTCCTCGGCCTCTGCCCGTTCATGGGCGTCAGCCGCAATATCAGCAGCGCGTTCGGCATGGGCATGGCCGTGATTTTCGTGATGACGATCGCCAGCCTGGTAACCTGGCCGTTGTACCACCTGGTGCTTTCCGCCCACGGGATCACTTACCTGCGCACGATCGTGTTTATCCTCGTAATCGCCAGCCTCGTTCAGTTCGTGGAGATGGCGATGGAGAAAACCGCGCCGGCGCTCTACCAGGCCCTGGGTATATTCCTGCCGCTGATCACCACCAACTGCGCGATTCTCGGCGTGGCCGTGCTCAATATCGACGACGAGCTGTCGCTGGTCGAGGCGCTGGTGCAGGGTTTCTCGGCCGGTATCGGCTTTACCCTGGCCCTGGTGCTGATGGCCGGGGTCCGCGAGCGCCTGGAGCTGGCCCGCGTGCCGAAAGTCCTCGAAGGCGTCCCGATAGCCCTGATCTGCGCCGGGTTGATGTCGATTGCGTTTCTTGGTTTCGCGGGCTTTTCGGTGGAATAG
- a CDS encoding RnfABCDGE type electron transport complex subunit D yields the protein MAEINLKVSSSPHIYTAESIPRIMVAVVLSLVPAAAGAVYFFGLHAAMLIALAAGSAVGVEALCQKVRGVPVKINDFSAAVTGVLLAFNLPANVPWWMAIVGSAFAIVVVKELFGGLGYNIWNPALAARAFLLASWPTSMISSTDFPAPRDGTLSGLQLDSISQSTPLQFIKNVISPLLDKPEEATRAQLEAVRGALEQMQGLDYVLSLFWGRVGGVIGETSVALLLIGAIYLLIRGYIDWRVPLGYIGSVAVLAWVFAGPEGYFTGNAAVHVFSGGLILGAFFMATDMVTTPVTRKGKWIFALGCGVLTMLIRIKGGYPEGVSYAILLMNTATPLIDSYTRPKIYGGS from the coding sequence ATGGCAGAAATCAATCTCAAAGTATCCAGTTCTCCGCATATCTATACCGCTGAATCGATTCCCCGGATTATGGTCGCGGTGGTGCTGTCGCTGGTGCCCGCCGCGGCCGGTGCGGTCTACTTTTTCGGTTTGCACGCCGCGATGCTGATCGCCCTGGCGGCCGGCAGCGCGGTTGGGGTCGAGGCCCTGTGCCAGAAAGTTCGCGGCGTACCGGTCAAGATCAACGATTTTTCCGCCGCAGTTACCGGAGTACTGCTGGCGTTCAACCTGCCGGCCAACGTGCCGTGGTGGATGGCGATCGTGGGCAGCGCGTTCGCGATAGTGGTGGTCAAGGAGCTCTTCGGCGGGCTGGGTTACAATATCTGGAACCCCGCGCTGGCCGCCCGGGCGTTCCTGCTGGCGAGCTGGCCGACGAGCATGATTTCCAGTACCGATTTCCCCGCTCCCCGCGACGGTACGCTCAGTGGCCTTCAGCTGGACTCGATCAGCCAGTCGACACCGTTGCAGTTTATCAAGAACGTGATATCTCCGCTGCTCGACAAGCCGGAAGAGGCCACCCGGGCGCAGCTCGAAGCGGTGCGCGGCGCCCTGGAGCAGATGCAGGGGCTGGATTACGTGCTCAGTCTGTTCTGGGGCAGGGTAGGGGGCGTTATCGGCGAGACGAGCGTGGCGCTGCTGCTGATCGGTGCGATCTATCTGCTGATCAGGGGTTATATCGACTGGCGGGTGCCGCTGGGCTATATCGGTTCTGTGGCCGTGCTGGCCTGGGTTTTCGCCGGCCCCGAGGGCTATTTTACCGGTAACGCGGCCGTTCACGTGTTCAGCGGCGGGCTGATCCTGGGGGCGTTTTTCATGGCCACGGACATGGTCACCACGCCGGTGACCCGCAAGGGCAAGTGGATCTTCGCACTCGGCTGCGGCGTGCTGACAATGCTTATCAGAATCAAGGGCGGTTACCCGGAGGGTGTAAGCTACGCTATCCTGCTGATGAACACCGCCACGCCGCTGATTGACTCGTACACCAGACCGAAGATTTACGGAGGCAGTTGA
- a CDS encoding electron transport complex subunit E: protein MSAWKVFIRGLWEEVPLFRLLLGLCPALAVTTSLVNGLGMGLATLFVLLGSNLVVSIFRKAIPGKIRIPAFIVIIASFVTVVDLLMHGYTPELHRALGIFIPLIVVNCIILGRSEAFASRNGIGHSILDALGMGIGFTIALMVLGGVREILGSGALGGIPVTPEGFRPVLLFILPPGGFIAYGLLLAGFNMIERYRRSD from the coding sequence TTGTCAGCCTGGAAAGTATTCATCCGCGGACTTTGGGAAGAAGTGCCGCTGTTCCGGCTGCTGCTCGGGCTGTGTCCCGCCCTGGCGGTCACCACCTCGCTGGTCAACGGCCTGGGCATGGGGCTGGCGACCTTGTTTGTCCTGTTGGGTTCCAACCTGGTGGTCTCGATTTTCCGCAAGGCGATACCCGGCAAGATCAGGATTCCGGCCTTTATCGTCATAATCGCCAGTTTCGTCACCGTGGTGGACCTGCTGATGCACGGTTACACTCCCGAGCTTCACAGGGCCCTGGGCATCTTTATCCCGTTGATCGTGGTCAACTGCATTATCCTGGGACGCAGCGAGGCGTTCGCCAGCAGGAACGGAATCGGCCACTCGATTCTCGACGCTCTCGGGATGGGAATCGGGTTCACGATAGCGCTGATGGTCCTCGGCGGCGTGCGCGAGATTCTGGGCAGCGGGGCGCTTGGCGGCATACCGGTCACTCCCGAGGGCTTCCGTCCCGTGCTGCTGTTCATCCTGCCGCCGGGCGGATTTATCGCCTACGGGCTGCTGCTGGCCGGGTTCAACATGATCGAACGTTACAGGAGATCAGACTGA
- a CDS encoding nucleotide sugar dehydrogenase — MGYVGFPLAMEFASAGFSVTGIDLNRNKVNVINHGGSHIPDIDPADVSPLVKKGLLKATTEFDVLASADLMSICVPTPLNKTKNPDVSFILAAAGQIRKHLRKGQLIVLESTTYPGSTEELIRPMLEETGLKVGEDFFLAFSPERVDPGNKVYTIKNTPKVIGACTPECLKYAEAYYSAIVEQVVGVSSTDAAEMVKLLENTFRAVNIGLVNEVALMCDVLGIDVWEVIEAAATKPFGYMPFRPGPGLGGHCIPIDPHYLSWKLKSLNYYARFIELAGEINSSMPAYVARKVADALNEAERSVKGSKILLLGVAYKKDIDDIRESPALDVARLLQVKGAAVSFHDPFVQEFHLNEVALKSQELTPELVSEADCVVLTTDHSDFDYPMILDNAGLVVDTRNAFGARGLKDTKIVKL, encoded by the coding sequence ATGGGGTATGTTGGTTTCCCCCTGGCGATGGAATTCGCCTCCGCCGGGTTCAGCGTCACCGGGATCGACCTGAACCGGAACAAGGTCAACGTTATCAACCACGGCGGCAGCCATATCCCCGATATCGACCCGGCGGATGTCAGTCCGCTGGTCAAGAAGGGGCTGTTGAAAGCGACAACCGAGTTTGACGTGCTCGCCAGCGCGGACCTGATGTCGATCTGCGTGCCGACGCCGCTGAACAAGACCAAGAACCCGGACGTGAGCTTTATCCTGGCCGCCGCCGGGCAAATCCGCAAGCACCTGCGCAAGGGCCAGTTGATCGTACTAGAGAGCACAACCTATCCCGGCAGCACCGAGGAGCTGATCCGGCCGATGCTGGAGGAGACCGGGTTGAAGGTGGGCGAGGATTTTTTCCTCGCTTTCAGCCCCGAGCGGGTCGATCCGGGCAACAAGGTCTATACGATCAAGAACACGCCGAAAGTTATCGGCGCCTGTACGCCGGAGTGCCTCAAATACGCCGAAGCCTATTACAGCGCTATCGTCGAGCAGGTGGTCGGCGTATCGAGCACGGATGCGGCGGAGATGGTCAAGCTGCTGGAGAACACGTTCCGCGCGGTCAATATCGGGCTGGTCAACGAAGTGGCGCTGATGTGCGACGTACTGGGGATCGACGTCTGGGAAGTGATCGAGGCCGCCGCCACCAAGCCGTTCGGCTATATGCCGTTCCGTCCCGGCCCCGGCCTGGGCGGCCACTGCATCCCGATCGATCCGCACTACCTGAGCTGGAAGCTGAAGAGCCTCAACTATTACGCCCGCTTTATCGAACTGGCCGGCGAGATCAATTCAAGCATGCCCGCCTATGTGGCGCGCAAGGTGGCCGATGCGCTGAACGAGGCGGAGCGCAGCGTGAAAGGCAGTAAAATCCTGCTGCTGGGCGTGGCCTACAAGAAGGATATCGATGACATCCGCGAGTCGCCGGCCCTGGATGTGGCCCGTCTGCTGCAGGTCAAGGGCGCCGCTGTGAGCTTCCACGACCCGTTCGTCCAGGAGTTCCATCTAAACGAAGTCGCCCTCAAGAGCCAGGAGCTTACCCCGGAGCTGGTGAGCGAGGCCGACTGCGTGGTGCTTACCACCGACCACAGCGATTTCGACTACCCGATGATCCTGGATAACGCCGGATTAGTGGTCGACACCCGCAATGCGTTCGGCGCGCGCGGGCTGAAAGACACGAAAATCGTCAAACTTTGA
- a CDS encoding OmpA family protein, with translation MNKKYLVLPLAAIFLSMAIGCHKKEAPPPPPPPPPVVEKKPEVKVDSSAIKARMHAEALARAKSEVNQGTIYFDYDKSAIRDEYRSVLYGVVEKMKEFSEIRITISGHCDERGTAAYNLALGERRANAAKKFIMDAGISGSRIDTKSWGEEKPAMEGHNEAAWSKNRRDEFMAN, from the coding sequence GTGAATAAGAAGTATCTCGTTCTCCCATTGGCGGCCATTTTTCTTTCCATGGCGATCGGGTGCCATAAAAAAGAAGCTCCGCCCCCGCCCCCGCCTCCGCCTCCGGTTGTCGAGAAGAAGCCCGAGGTCAAGGTGGACAGCTCGGCTATCAAAGCTCGCATGCACGCCGAGGCTCTGGCCCGCGCCAAGAGCGAAGTCAACCAGGGCACGATCTATTTCGATTATGACAAGAGTGCTATCAGGGACGAATACCGCTCCGTCCTCTACGGCGTCGTCGAGAAGATGAAAGAGTTCTCCGAGATCAGAATCACGATCAGCGGGCACTGCGACGAGCGCGGTACTGCGGCTTACAACCTGGCCCTCGGTGAGCGCAGGGCCAATGCGGCCAAGAAGTTTATCATGGACGCCGGGATCAGCGGCAGCAGGATTGATACCAAGAGCTGGGGCGAGGAAAAGCCCGCGATGGAAGGCCATAACGAAGCCGCCTGGTCCAAGAACAGGCGCGATGAGTTCATGGCCAATTAA
- the nrdR gene encoding transcriptional repressor NrdR — translation MKCPFCNNSDSRVVDSRSVKDGSLIRRRRECEDCKRRFTTYEYIEKIPLMVIKNDGRREPYNREKLKMGLITACKKRPVRMDEIDSLVLAVEKQIDKLNTSEVPSSRLGEFVIRNLKALDPVAYVRFASVYYRFEAVSEFEKRIKELDPAGDDAD, via the coding sequence ATGAAATGCCCCTTTTGCAATAATTCGGACAGCCGGGTGGTGGATTCGCGCTCGGTCAAGGACGGATCGCTGATCCGCCGCCGGAGGGAGTGCGAGGACTGCAAGCGGCGTTTCACCACTTACGAGTATATCGAAAAAATCCCGCTGATGGTGATCAAGAACGATGGGCGGCGGGAACCTTATAACCGGGAAAAACTCAAGATGGGACTGATCACCGCCTGCAAGAAACGCCCGGTCCGGATGGATGAAATCGACAGTCTGGTGCTGGCTGTGGAGAAACAGATCGACAAGCTCAACACCAGCGAAGTCCCCAGCAGCAGGCTGGGCGAATTTGTGATCAGGAATCTCAAGGCGCTCGACCCGGTTGCGTATGTCCGGTTCGCGTCGGTCTACTACAGGTTCGAGGCGGTCAGCGAATTCGAGAAACGGATCAAAGAGCTGGACCCCGCCGGCGATGACGCTGATTAA